Proteins from a genomic interval of Leptospira bandrabouensis:
- a CDS encoding potassium-transporting ATPase subunit C — protein MKKNEISSQWEIVIRFLFISLFAFGFLYPLTITGITKLFFLEKANGSLIRLDGKVVGSELLSQKLNSNSIFRYRPSAADFGKIPSGASNLSPSSLELQTMINERKLELDRLGIRHTVCSELLYSSGSGLDPHISVGCAREQAEFLHRVSKVPLDVINELIQQNIEYPIWGMMGRDRVNVTKLNLSWKQMTHE, from the coding sequence ATGAAGAAGAACGAAATCTCGAGCCAATGGGAAATTGTGATTCGGTTTTTGTTTATATCCTTGTTTGCGTTTGGGTTCCTTTATCCACTTACTATAACTGGTATAACAAAATTGTTTTTTTTAGAGAAAGCAAACGGAAGTTTGATTCGGTTAGATGGAAAAGTGGTTGGTTCAGAACTTTTATCTCAAAAGTTAAATTCGAATTCGATTTTTCGATATAGGCCAAGTGCTGCTGATTTCGGAAAGATACCGAGTGGAGCTTCCAATTTGAGTCCTTCTAGTTTGGAATTACAAACGATGATAAACGAAAGAAAACTTGAATTGGATCGTTTGGGAATTCGCCATACAGTTTGTTCCGAACTATTGTATAGTTCGGGTTCTGGACTAGATCCACATATTTCCGTCGGTTGTGCCCGTGAACAGGCTGAATTTCTTCACCGGGTTTCTAAGGTTCCTCTTGATGTTATAAATGAGTTGATCCAACAAAACATCGAATATCCAATATGGGGAATGATGGGTCGAGACCGTGTAAATGTCACAAAACTAAATCTATCTTGGAAACAAATGACCCATGAATGA
- a CDS encoding sensor histidine kinase: MNEGKRPEDFLSLANQEETKKTGILKVYFGMSPGVGKTYTMLTEAHHLKDDGEDVKIGIVETHGRDDTKALVEGLDCVPLKKIEYRGKVWEEMDVETILKEKPSYVLVDELAHTNIPGSINKKRYQDVFLLLDAGINVLSTVNVQHLESQVDSIEKIIQSPVKETIPDSILERADELVLIDIIPDELLKRLSEGKVYIPEKIISAKENFFKKENLTYLRELSLSYTAKYVEKRMPQGRERILVAISASPNSKTLLRYAKRLALERNSELYAFFSENEEDKSVEAANYIRSHIRFAKELGAEVVHSFESDPVVGIVSVAREKRINRLLIGGSKKSFFGELFQKNISSKIIKQLRDIEIIIVPYLDEHTYQFDFYKKLIPSSGIRQYISVFALTSLVTLCNQFLIFYIGYWTISILYLFYVAVLGMFFSRGPVLLAAILSASFWNFLFIPPLYTFYISKLEDALMFVIFMLIALINGSLTARLKKNETKLKSREEKLTILYELTRSLSQTSSSSEIIKTGETFFKRIFPFPVKLHFYQAGEFSPAIEDSKDLAVATWTIKNGKPAGKYTETLSLSNATFYPLVSPGGITGVINVISSEEPSLEKEILLNTVANQVALALDRDILSEDSKKNFLLKESEKLYNLVFNSLSHELKTPLTSIQGSASALLDPEIDANPNVRKDLVEEIQESSLVLNLLLGNLLDISRIESGYLTLKKEKVHPSEIIHDSISYLGKNKTNHLIKIQLNDLDIPIELDRVLFSHAIFNLLYNACMYTQSGSTIWISLIKTENSFQWVVEDNGNGLPLDSSRIFQKFYRGESSGKIGTGLGLAISKSIIELHGGSIEAMNRKEGGARFLIDIPYF, translated from the coding sequence ATGAATGAAGGAAAACGCCCGGAAGATTTTCTTTCGTTAGCGAATCAAGAAGAAACAAAGAAAACAGGCATTCTAAAAGTATATTTTGGAATGTCACCTGGTGTTGGTAAAACCTACACGATGTTAACCGAAGCTCATCATTTAAAAGATGATGGGGAAGATGTAAAAATCGGTATCGTTGAAACTCATGGAAGAGATGATACGAAGGCTCTGGTCGAGGGTCTTGACTGCGTTCCTCTTAAAAAAATTGAATATAGGGGAAAGGTATGGGAAGAGATGGATGTCGAAACTATCTTAAAAGAAAAACCAAGTTATGTATTGGTTGATGAACTTGCTCATACCAATATCCCTGGTTCGATTAATAAAAAAAGGTATCAGGATGTTTTTTTACTCTTAGATGCAGGAATAAATGTTTTGTCCACTGTCAATGTACAACATTTGGAAAGTCAAGTGGACTCTATCGAAAAAATCATTCAAAGCCCAGTCAAAGAGACGATTCCCGATAGTATTCTTGAAAGAGCAGACGAACTGGTATTAATTGATATTATCCCAGATGAGTTGCTAAAGAGATTGTCTGAAGGAAAAGTTTACATTCCTGAAAAAATAATTTCTGCCAAAGAGAATTTTTTTAAAAAAGAGAATTTAACTTATCTGAGAGAATTGTCGTTGTCGTATACGGCAAAGTATGTAGAGAAACGAATGCCACAAGGTAGAGAACGGATTTTAGTTGCTATCTCTGCGAGTCCAAATTCTAAAACCTTACTTCGATATGCAAAAAGATTGGCATTAGAGAGAAATTCAGAGTTGTATGCTTTTTTTTCGGAAAACGAAGAGGACAAAAGTGTAGAAGCTGCAAATTACATTCGTTCTCATATTCGATTTGCAAAAGAACTCGGTGCAGAAGTGGTACATTCCTTTGAATCTGATCCAGTCGTAGGAATTGTATCAGTAGCCAGAGAAAAAAGAATCAATCGTTTGCTAATTGGTGGGTCTAAAAAAAGTTTTTTCGGAGAATTATTTCAAAAAAATATTTCTTCTAAAATCATAAAACAACTTCGGGATATAGAAATTATTATTGTTCCTTATTTGGATGAACATACATATCAATTCGATTTTTATAAAAAATTAATCCCTTCTTCAGGGATTCGACAATATATCTCTGTGTTTGCATTAACTTCCCTTGTTACTTTGTGTAATCAATTTTTAATTTTCTACATTGGATACTGGACAATTTCAATTCTGTATTTGTTTTACGTGGCAGTCCTTGGGATGTTTTTTAGTCGCGGACCTGTTCTACTTGCAGCAATCCTCTCTGCTTCGTTTTGGAATTTTTTATTTATTCCGCCACTGTATACTTTTTACATTTCGAAGTTAGAGGATGCTTTGATGTTTGTTATTTTTATGTTGATCGCTCTGATTAACGGAAGTTTGACAGCAAGGCTTAAAAAAAATGAAACAAAACTTAAGTCTAGGGAAGAAAAACTTACCATCTTATATGAACTAACAAGAAGTTTATCCCAAACATCTTCTTCTTCAGAAATCATTAAAACAGGAGAGACTTTTTTTAAACGAATTTTCCCTTTCCCAGTGAAACTTCATTTTTATCAAGCAGGAGAATTTTCACCTGCAATTGAAGATTCCAAAGATTTGGCAGTTGCCACGTGGACGATTAAAAATGGAAAACCGGCTGGAAAATATACCGAAACTTTGTCTTTATCAAATGCTACATTTTATCCACTAGTTTCGCCGGGTGGGATCACTGGTGTTATTAACGTTATTTCATCTGAAGAACCAAGTTTGGAAAAAGAAATACTCCTGAATACTGTAGCGAACCAAGTCGCATTGGCTCTGGATCGTGATATTCTTTCGGAAGATTCAAAAAAGAATTTTTTACTGAAAGAATCTGAAAAATTATACAATCTAGTTTTTAATTCATTATCTCATGAACTAAAAACTCCACTCACTTCTATTCAGGGATCTGCTTCCGCTTTGCTCGACCCAGAAATTGATGCAAATCCAAATGTTAGAAAAGATTTGGTTGAAGAAATTCAGGAAAGTTCACTGGTGTTAAATTTACTTTTGGGTAATTTACTTGATATCAGCCGAATTGAATCGGGGTATTTGACTTTAAAAAAAGAAAAAGTTCATCCTTCCGAGATCATTCATGATTCCATCTCTTACTTGGGGAAAAATAAAACCAATCATTTGATAAAAATTCAATTAAATGATTTGGATATTCCTATTGAACTAGATCGTGTTCTATTTTCTCATGCCATTTTTAATCTGTTGTATAATGCTTGTATGTACACTCAGAGCGGTTCAACCATTTGGATATCACTCATAAAAACTGAAAATTCCTTCCAGTGGGTAGTAGAGGATAACGGAAACGGTCTTCCACTTGATTCCTCTCGAATCTTTCAAAAATTTTATAGAGGCGAATCTTCCGGAAAAATTGGAACTGGTCTTGGCCTTGCCATTTCTAAATCCATTATAGAGTTACACGGCGGAAGTATCGAGGCAATGAATCGAAAAGAAGGTGGTGCTAGGTTTCTCATTGACATTCCATATTTTTGA
- a CDS encoding porin, whose amino-acid sequence MIPAYKKENMEKIESIPKTNSFPGSVQLGGFIDSYYLYNRNLPKETERNFTTQGVRNNEFNINLAYLEAKVEENKYRGRLAFHWGTSVNANYSGELSTEKYSNQMSVRNIQEAYTGFKIGKDTWVDLGIFFGNIGYESWISHNNTNYTRAYALDYVPYYSSGVRLSHQFTDKLSGQVQILNGWQNITDNNKDKSFGSQLKYVFNQNFTLTLNQFVGNEAPNFERKQMRYYNNSILEWTISDRFKLVGQFDIGAQKTKQSYIYEPWLANYDPSLGEYRETASNSYRQWYHGTIWTSFLLTPEYRLSFRVERFYDPLQVMVNTGTRNGFMSNGYTTTFDILSYDPGLLRFEYVYRRSADSVFAYRDASTSKKEDFFLVAFSIKF is encoded by the coding sequence ATGATTCCAGCTTATAAAAAAGAAAATATGGAAAAAATAGAATCCATTCCTAAAACAAATTCTTTTCCAGGTTCGGTGCAGTTAGGTGGATTTATAGACTCTTACTATTTGTATAACAGAAACTTACCAAAAGAAACTGAAAGAAACTTCACTACCCAGGGAGTTCGAAACAATGAGTTTAATATCAACCTAGCTTATTTGGAAGCAAAAGTAGAAGAAAATAAATATAGAGGAAGACTTGCTTTTCATTGGGGAACGTCAGTGAATGCAAATTATTCAGGAGAACTATCCACCGAAAAGTATTCGAATCAAATGTCTGTTAGGAATATACAAGAGGCTTATACTGGGTTTAAAATCGGAAAAGACACTTGGGTCGACTTAGGTATTTTTTTTGGAAATATCGGGTATGAATCTTGGATCTCTCATAATAACACAAACTATACAAGGGCTTATGCCTTAGATTACGTTCCGTATTATTCTTCAGGAGTTCGATTGTCACATCAATTCACAGACAAATTAAGTGGACAGGTACAAATTTTAAATGGCTGGCAGAATATAACGGATAATAATAAAGATAAGTCATTTGGTAGCCAGTTGAAGTATGTTTTTAATCAGAATTTTACTTTAACACTAAACCAGTTTGTTGGTAATGAAGCACCTAACTTCGAAAGAAAACAAATGAGATATTACAATAATAGTATTTTGGAATGGACTATTTCTGATCGATTCAAATTGGTAGGTCAGTTTGATATTGGTGCCCAGAAAACAAAACAAAGTTATATATATGAACCGTGGTTGGCTAACTATGATCCAAGTTTAGGTGAATATCGTGAAACAGCATCGAATTCCTATCGTCAATGGTATCATGGAACCATCTGGACAAGTTTTTTATTAACACCAGAATATCGATTGAGTTTTCGGGTAGAACGTTTTTACGATCCGTTACAAGTGATGGTGAATACTGGAACTCGGAATGGGTTTATGTCTAACGGATATACAACGACCTTTGATATCCTTTCCTATGATCCAGGTTTACTTCGTTTTGAATATGTATATCGAAGGTCTGCTGATTCTGTTTTTGCATACCGCGATGCATCTACTTCCAAAAAAGAGGATTTTTTCCTCGTAGCATTTTCCATCAAGTTTTAG
- the kdpA gene encoding potassium-transporting ATPase subunit KdpA, translating into MVELLYFPFYLGLLILVSPFVGYYMAFILNAKLLPFEEITFKFLFSGTPSSQTPKQYLNSLVLFHFVGAVILFLILKFQNYLPFNPLQIMGMDWDLALNTTISFITNTNWQAYSGESQLSNFSQMFGLTTQNFLSAGVGISVLAFVSRSIVSAKINRFGNFWQDLFRSAFYILLPISFFVAILLVGQGVIQSFQEPVLSLGLDGVSETIPMGPTASQIAIKQIGTNGGGFFGVNSAHPFENPTPISNFIQMFSILFLPASCVFLYGKITNSFRHVWVIFFVMLSFLVLGFASVYISEWNFPGNLEGKEFRFSLTESTIWLSTTTAASNGSVNSMHDSYSPLAGGIAIFQMMLGEVIFGGVGTGMYGMFLFLILTVFLSGLMTGRTPEYFGKKIGSYEIKWTLFGILSPTVCILIGTALTIFLESGYTAKGPHALSQILYAYSSAAGNNGSAFAGFAADTLWGNLSLGFSMLVGRFSVIYAVILVAGSLGGKVTTMSFDGNFKLDTPLFGVLLFCVILIVCGLSFFPVLALGPILEQLLISKGIFF; encoded by the coding sequence ATGGTTGAATTACTCTATTTCCCTTTTTATCTTGGGTTACTGATACTTGTTTCGCCTTTTGTTGGTTACTACATGGCATTTATTTTGAATGCTAAATTGTTACCTTTTGAAGAAATAACATTCAAGTTTCTATTTTCTGGTACACCCTCTTCACAAACACCGAAACAATATTTAAACAGCCTCGTTTTGTTTCATTTTGTTGGAGCTGTTATTCTGTTTTTAATTTTGAAATTTCAAAATTATTTACCCTTTAATCCCTTACAAATTATGGGAATGGATTGGGATCTTGCCTTAAATACCACAATATCTTTTATCACAAATACTAACTGGCAGGCATATTCTGGTGAAAGCCAACTAAGCAATTTTTCACAAATGTTCGGTTTAACTACTCAGAATTTCCTCAGTGCCGGTGTTGGTATTTCCGTATTGGCTTTTGTTAGTCGATCGATTGTATCTGCGAAAATTAATCGATTTGGAAATTTTTGGCAGGACTTATTCCGTTCTGCTTTTTATATCCTTCTTCCTATTTCCTTTTTTGTTGCGATTCTTCTCGTTGGCCAAGGTGTCATACAATCGTTTCAGGAACCTGTTTTGAGTTTGGGGTTGGATGGAGTTTCAGAAACGATTCCGATGGGTCCTACTGCTTCACAAATTGCAATCAAACAAATTGGAACAAATGGAGGTGGATTTTTTGGAGTGAATAGTGCCCACCCTTTTGAAAATCCAACTCCTATTTCTAACTTTATCCAAATGTTCTCGATTCTTTTTTTACCTGCATCTTGCGTATTTTTATACGGGAAAATCACAAATTCCTTTCGTCATGTCTGGGTGATCTTCTTTGTGATGTTGTCTTTTTTAGTTTTGGGATTTGCATCTGTTTATATATCGGAATGGAATTTTCCGGGAAACTTAGAAGGGAAAGAGTTTCGATTTAGTTTAACAGAATCCACTATATGGTTATCTACCACAACAGCCGCCTCCAACGGTTCTGTGAACTCCATGCATGACAGTTACTCTCCGTTAGCTGGTGGTATTGCAATTTTTCAAATGATGTTAGGTGAGGTTATCTTTGGTGGAGTGGGGACGGGAATGTATGGAATGTTTTTGTTTTTAATACTTACCGTATTTTTGTCTGGTCTTATGACAGGTAGAACCCCAGAATACTTTGGGAAAAAAATTGGAAGTTATGAAATCAAATGGACATTGTTTGGAATTTTATCCCCTACAGTTTGTATTCTTATTGGAACTGCGCTGACCATCTTCCTGGAATCAGGTTATACTGCAAAAGGTCCTCATGCATTATCTCAAATTCTTTATGCTTATAGTTCTGCTGCCGGTAATAACGGTTCTGCCTTTGCCGGTTTTGCCGCAGATACTTTATGGGGAAACTTATCCTTAGGTTTCTCAATGTTAGTGGGGAGGTTTAGTGTCATATATGCTGTCATCTTGGTTGCGGGGAGTTTAGGTGGAAAGGTTACCACTATGTCTTTTGATGGAAACTTTAAATTGGATACTCCACTTTTTGGAGTTTTACTTTTTTGTGTCATTCTTATCGTTTGTGGTCTTTCCTTTTTTCCTGTTTTGGCACTAGGGCCAATCTTAGAACAGCTACTGATCAGTAAGGGGATTTTCTTTTAA
- a CDS encoding LIC10775 family protein has product MLGEIHSLRFLTHKWKVGILLNLLWIPFFLHAQPNSNIIVDPLLQRPWIPDAEEEESRSFHRFLSEFKNKQSTVKKKDIHGRNYLVSPSGRMRFLIDDEYRKEFPVLEEADIAAKELEALYEVRKEKEAVFLGKGIQLCYRLKLEKEPGFFPSWLTKSNEITNRAANEWSDQTVPLDLVSEPYGCYLTVSSPQDTLVLESESFRYRIRFPTILRYEGLYGNRLGIYGENRDSIYRIVRFVQFLENYLPPDQTEWEEAFKLQISGKKKKNLPKIILSIGSSFDKTRPLRDTKNYFRFWDSMRSLTPTLIRKLGFKRTESNSEYISEWTEVDEIGNSVAMEMKEYYLYNAPRGYFLSLSYPKREKAKADIYWQTIRSSFEVKE; this is encoded by the coding sequence ATGTTAGGGGAGATTCACTCTCTTCGATTTTTAACACACAAGTGGAAAGTTGGTATCTTATTAAACCTACTATGGATTCCTTTTTTTTTACATGCTCAGCCAAATTCAAACATCATAGTTGATCCTTTATTGCAAAGGCCTTGGATTCCCGATGCGGAGGAAGAGGAGAGCCGTAGTTTTCATCGATTCCTTTCAGAGTTCAAAAACAAACAATCTACAGTGAAAAAAAAGGACATACATGGAAGAAACTATTTAGTTTCACCATCTGGACGTATGCGATTTCTAATCGATGATGAGTATCGTAAAGAATTTCCCGTGTTAGAGGAAGCAGATATTGCAGCCAAAGAACTTGAAGCGTTATACGAAGTTAGGAAAGAAAAGGAAGCAGTCTTTCTTGGAAAAGGAATTCAGCTTTGTTACCGTTTGAAACTTGAAAAGGAGCCTGGTTTTTTCCCCAGTTGGCTTACAAAATCTAATGAAATTACAAACCGGGCGGCCAATGAATGGTCAGACCAAACAGTACCCTTAGATTTGGTAAGTGAACCTTATGGATGTTATCTGACTGTTTCCAGTCCTCAGGATACTCTCGTTTTGGAATCAGAATCATTTCGGTACCGAATCCGATTCCCTACAATACTTCGCTACGAGGGATTGTATGGGAATCGACTAGGAATTTACGGTGAAAATCGGGATTCGATTTATCGAATTGTACGTTTTGTACAGTTTTTGGAGAATTATTTACCTCCTGATCAAACGGAATGGGAGGAAGCATTCAAATTACAAATTTCAGGTAAAAAAAAGAAAAATCTTCCTAAGATCATTTTATCCATTGGATCTAGCTTTGATAAAACAAGGCCTCTTCGTGATACAAAAAATTATTTTCGTTTTTGGGATTCAATGCGTTCTCTGACACCAACTCTTATTAGAAAGTTGGGATTTAAAAGAACGGAATCAAACTCTGAATATATAAGCGAATGGACTGAAGTGGATGAAATCGGAAATTCAGTTGCAATGGAAATGAAAGAATATTATCTTTATAATGCTCCACGCGGTTATTTTCTTTCGTTGTCATATCCAAAAAGGGAAAAGGCAAAAGCAGACATTTATTGGCAAACTATTCGTAGTTCATTCGAAGTTAAGGAGTAA
- the kdpB gene encoding potassium-transporting ATPase subunit KdpB, whose protein sequence is MVKSKNIISQELLGVSLSGAIQKFSPKYAFSNPVMATVWLGTFLLMIQILYYLGSGITLQNELPIFFWLLLTLFFANFAESIAEGRGKARADSLRKTRSKTISKKVESIGDLNFSEIVSNELKVGDLVFVKAGDIIPSDGDVVSGIASVDESAVTGESAPVIRESGGDRSAVTGGTRVISDHLYIKITTKPGESFIDKMITMIEGATRQKTPNEIALGILLFVLTILFLLAVLSMIPIANFVGNQIGQNWNFRFSVWLALFVCLIPTTIAALLSAIGISGMERLIRCNVIAKSGKAVEAAGDIHVLLLDKTGTITLGNREAHKFYPSVGVTEEELADASQLSSLSDETPEGRSIVVLAKQKYAIRERNLNSLDIRWIPFSASTRMSGVEIFENGNQIRNIRKGAFDAIRRHVEGLGGTIPQMIQIISDEVSKKGSTPILVAEGNKLLGIIELKDIVKGGLKERFATLRRMGIRTVMITGDNPLTAAAIAAEAGVDDFIAEATPEAKLKRIREEQANGYLVAMIGDGTNDAPALAQSDVGVAMNTGTQTAREAGNMIDLDSNPSKLIEIVEIGKQLLMTRGALTTFSIANDIAKYFAILPALFLPLAPLNIMHLSSPDHAILSAVIFNALVIPALIPLSLRGVKYVPKSPDSALLRNFLIYGGGGMIFPFLGIKLIDSIISGGYL, encoded by the coding sequence ATGGTAAAGTCTAAAAATATAATTTCACAAGAACTTTTGGGAGTATCCTTGAGTGGTGCCATTCAAAAGTTTTCTCCAAAGTATGCATTTTCAAATCCTGTGATGGCGACTGTATGGCTCGGTACCTTCTTATTAATGATACAAATTTTGTATTACTTAGGATCGGGGATCACACTCCAAAACGAACTTCCTATCTTTTTTTGGCTTTTACTCACATTGTTTTTTGCAAACTTTGCCGAGAGTATTGCCGAGGGAAGAGGTAAGGCAAGAGCCGACAGTTTACGAAAAACGAGATCAAAAACAATTTCTAAAAAAGTGGAATCGATTGGAGATTTAAATTTTTCAGAAATCGTTTCCAACGAATTAAAAGTAGGCGACCTCGTTTTTGTTAAAGCCGGTGATATCATCCCTAGTGACGGTGACGTAGTTTCCGGAATTGCCAGTGTGGATGAATCAGCAGTCACGGGAGAATCCGCCCCTGTCATTCGTGAAAGTGGTGGGGATAGGTCGGCCGTCACGGGAGGAACTCGAGTCATCTCTGATCATTTATACATTAAAATCACGACAAAACCGGGTGAAAGTTTTATCGATAAGATGATTACTATGATTGAAGGAGCTACAAGGCAAAAAACTCCCAATGAAATTGCCTTAGGCATTCTTCTTTTTGTGCTGACGATTCTCTTTTTATTAGCAGTTCTTTCTATGATTCCTATTGCCAATTTTGTAGGAAATCAAATCGGTCAAAATTGGAATTTTCGTTTTTCGGTTTGGCTTGCTTTATTTGTTTGTTTGATTCCCACAACAATTGCCGCCCTTCTCAGTGCGATTGGAATTTCAGGTATGGAAAGGTTAATTCGTTGTAATGTCATTGCTAAAAGTGGAAAGGCAGTGGAAGCCGCTGGTGATATCCATGTTTTGCTCTTAGACAAAACGGGAACGATTACACTAGGAAATAGAGAGGCACATAAATTTTATCCTTCTGTCGGTGTTACGGAGGAAGAGTTGGCTGACGCAAGTCAGTTATCATCACTTTCTGACGAAACTCCGGAGGGAAGGTCAATTGTTGTTCTCGCCAAACAAAAGTATGCGATTCGTGAAAGAAATTTAAATTCTTTGGATATTCGTTGGATTCCTTTTTCAGCATCTACAAGAATGAGTGGAGTTGAGATTTTTGAAAATGGAAATCAGATTCGTAACATTCGTAAAGGAGCATTTGATGCCATTCGAAGACATGTAGAAGGCCTTGGGGGAACCATTCCTCAAATGATACAGATCATATCGGATGAAGTTTCAAAAAAAGGAAGTACTCCCATATTAGTAGCAGAGGGAAATAAGCTGCTTGGTATCATTGAATTGAAAGATATTGTTAAGGGTGGATTAAAAGAACGATTTGCTACTTTAAGAAGAATGGGAATTCGGACTGTGATGATCACTGGTGACAATCCATTAACCGCGGCAGCTATTGCTGCCGAAGCAGGTGTGGATGATTTTATTGCAGAAGCCACACCGGAAGCAAAATTAAAACGGATCAGAGAAGAACAAGCAAACGGATATTTGGTGGCAATGATTGGTGATGGAACGAATGATGCGCCAGCTCTTGCACAGTCCGATGTCGGTGTCGCCATGAATACTGGTACCCAAACCGCAAGGGAAGCTGGTAATATGATCGATTTGGATAGTAATCCGAGTAAACTCATTGAGATTGTTGAAATTGGCAAACAACTGCTGATGACAAGGGGAGCACTCACTACGTTTAGTATCGCCAATGATATTGCAAAATACTTTGCCATCCTTCCTGCTTTGTTTTTGCCTTTGGCTCCACTGAATATCATGCATTTATCTAGCCCAGATCATGCCATTTTATCTGCCGTAATTTTTAATGCACTTGTCATCCCTGCCCTCATTCCACTATCTCTTCGTGGAGTTAAATATGTTCCTAAATCACCCGATTCGGCTTTATTAAGAAATTTTTTGATCTATGGGGGTGGGGGAATGATCTTCCCATTTTTAGGAATCAAACTCATTGATTCAATTATTTCTGGAGGTTATTTATGA
- a CDS encoding response regulator, with the protein MSKDLILLVDDDGAIRKMLRIALEAKGYQTIEAISKKEAIESVALHSPKLVLLDLQLPDGSGLEVIKEVRNFSEIPFIVLSVMSSEEDKISLLDSGADDYITKPFSMGELLARIRTALRRLPADETPSNWEKESLMVDFVNHQVVKNHIQIRLTPTEFQILTFLIKNSGKVITHDVLIKKIWGDQALNEMNSLRVHITQLRKKIEDSPSDPKFLITEPGVGYRWVTQ; encoded by the coding sequence ATGAGTAAAGATTTGATACTACTTGTCGATGACGATGGTGCAATTCGCAAGATGTTACGAATTGCCCTTGAGGCAAAAGGGTATCAAACGATTGAGGCCATATCTAAAAAAGAAGCAATCGAATCGGTTGCACTTCATTCGCCAAAATTGGTATTACTCGATTTACAGTTACCTGATGGATCTGGTTTAGAAGTAATTAAAGAAGTCCGCAATTTTTCCGAAATTCCCTTTATTGTTTTGTCTGTGATGAGTTCGGAAGAGGATAAAATTTCCTTACTTGATTCTGGTGCCGATGATTATATCACAAAACCATTTAGTATGGGTGAGTTACTTGCAAGGATTCGGACTGCACTTCGTAGATTACCCGCAGACGAAACTCCTTCCAATTGGGAAAAAGAAAGTTTAATGGTAGATTTTGTCAATCATCAGGTTGTCAAAAATCATATTCAAATCCGATTGACTCCTACGGAATTTCAAATCCTCACTTTTTTAATTAAAAATTCGGGCAAAGTGATCACTCATGATGTATTAATTAAAAAGATTTGGGGAGACCAAGCACTAAATGAAATGAATTCATTGAGAGTACATATTACCCAACTTCGTAAAAAAATTGAAGATTCTCCTAGTGATCCTAAGTTTTTGATTACGGAGCCTGGCGTTGGTTATCGTTGGGTGACTCAATAA